A single region of the Variovorax paradoxus genome encodes:
- a CDS encoding M1 family metallopeptidase: MKKLVKPVVNNLAITAVTLAALAACGGGGGGGESSLGGTALSAPSPSADSAASPKAPDDGPALAPDAALAQTDRSVKPMELPDTVWPINYKLWFRPDAALKTFVGRGDVEIEVLKPVDAIVVAAHNLKFANGRTTLRKLSNPSEVIALVPTPQTLGDFVQLRRNDGQIAKGKYLLHMEWDGKIQFSDAEYCPPGEMARNPFCSAATGIFKVGLSTPEGVSSDAIVTQGETNFARQWFPGWDEPAFRHTFEISAEVPGDWQTVSNAAQKSAVKLPDGYQQVAFEKTPSMPMYLTFFGGGKFDILSDTFKNPLDGSEMPLRWFTPPGRSTWATFAMEWTKVAMDYYYNYTGIALPFKKFDTVAANDSYDNKPNTGFGGMENWGSIFEFADRVLTKPGDTPTLYSVTVVTHEIAHQWFGDLVTLDWWDNVWLNESFARWFDRRTTIKFHPNYYSFSDYVLDKHSVIVADLKDTAVPVQRNLNDAGSFGFISPSIFVYNKGSHVLEMVQNYIGEEAMQKGLQIYLKDYAFGNATPSRLWNSIEKASGGKRVADIGDSFIRQTGVPLLTVDAQCAGDRTFVSIAQEPFPNENAYPASSWTIPVTLAYGDAMEQRKTFVMATSTTQLELPGCTAVLAGPTGQDYYVSNYSTQSWSDLLAKAQNFADNKPLLLNIERDAFRLLSVGRITQGQYDQIKGVINLPSTLLAKTEASQQKMMAQDAGGKEDYPHALRYQGSLKLRENQKR; this comes from the coding sequence ATGAAGAAACTTGTCAAGCCAGTCGTCAACAACCTTGCCATTACCGCCGTGACTCTTGCCGCCCTGGCGGCCTGCGGCGGCGGAGGAGGCGGCGGCGAATCTTCCTTGGGAGGCACTGCACTGAGTGCCCCCAGTCCATCGGCAGACAGTGCGGCCTCGCCCAAGGCGCCCGACGACGGACCCGCGCTCGCGCCCGATGCGGCGCTGGCCCAGACCGACCGCTCCGTGAAGCCGATGGAGTTGCCCGATACCGTCTGGCCCATCAACTACAAGCTCTGGTTCAGGCCCGATGCGGCGCTAAAGACCTTCGTGGGACGCGGCGACGTGGAGATCGAGGTGCTCAAGCCGGTAGACGCCATCGTGGTGGCCGCGCACAACCTGAAGTTCGCCAACGGCCGCACCACCTTGCGCAAGCTGTCGAATCCCTCCGAGGTGATTGCGCTGGTGCCCACCCCGCAGACGCTGGGCGACTTCGTCCAGCTGCGGCGCAACGACGGGCAGATTGCCAAGGGCAAATACCTGCTGCACATGGAATGGGACGGCAAGATCCAGTTCTCCGACGCGGAGTACTGTCCGCCCGGCGAGATGGCGCGCAACCCGTTCTGCTCGGCGGCAACCGGCATCTTCAAGGTGGGCCTTTCCACGCCCGAGGGCGTGAGCAGCGACGCCATCGTGACGCAGGGCGAAACCAACTTTGCGCGGCAATGGTTCCCGGGCTGGGACGAGCCGGCTTTCCGCCACACCTTCGAGATTTCGGCCGAGGTGCCGGGCGACTGGCAAACGGTGTCCAATGCCGCGCAGAAGTCGGCCGTCAAGCTGCCCGACGGCTACCAGCAAGTGGCGTTCGAGAAAACGCCTTCCATGCCGATGTATCTCACCTTCTTCGGCGGCGGCAAGTTCGACATTCTTTCGGACACTTTCAAGAACCCGCTGGACGGCAGCGAGATGCCGCTGCGCTGGTTCACGCCGCCGGGCCGCTCAACCTGGGCCACCTTCGCGATGGAGTGGACCAAGGTGGCCATGGACTACTACTACAACTACACCGGCATTGCGTTGCCGTTCAAGAAGTTCGACACCGTGGCGGCCAACGACAGCTATGACAACAAGCCGAACACCGGCTTCGGCGGCATGGAGAACTGGGGCTCGATCTTCGAGTTTGCCGACCGCGTGCTCACCAAGCCGGGCGACACGCCCACGCTGTATTCGGTCACGGTGGTCACGCACGAAATTGCGCACCAGTGGTTCGGTGACCTGGTCACGCTCGACTGGTGGGACAACGTGTGGCTCAACGAATCGTTCGCACGCTGGTTCGACCGCCGCACCACGATCAAATTCCATCCGAACTACTACAGCTTCTCCGACTACGTGCTCGACAAGCACTCCGTGATCGTGGCCGACCTGAAGGACACGGCGGTGCCGGTGCAGCGCAACCTCAACGACGCGGGTTCGTTCGGCTTCATCAGCCCTTCGATCTTCGTCTACAACAAAGGCAGCCACGTGCTGGAGATGGTGCAGAACTACATCGGCGAAGAAGCGATGCAGAAGGGCTTGCAGATCTACTTGAAGGACTACGCATTCGGCAACGCCACGCCGTCGCGGCTGTGGAACTCCATCGAGAAAGCCAGTGGCGGCAAGAGGGTGGCCGACATCGGCGACAGCTTTATCCGGCAAACCGGCGTGCCGCTTTTGACGGTGGACGCGCAATGCGCGGGCGACCGCACCTTCGTGTCGATCGCCCAGGAGCCGTTCCCTAACGAGAACGCCTATCCGGCATCGTCGTGGACCATTCCGGTGACGCTGGCCTATGGCGACGCGATGGAACAGCGCAAGACCTTTGTCATGGCGACCAGCACCACGCAGCTGGAGCTTCCGGGCTGCACCGCGGTGCTTGCCGGGCCGACCGGGCAGGACTACTACGTGAGCAACTACAGCACGCAGTCGTGGAGCGACCTGCTGGCGAAGGCGCAGAACTTTGCCGACAACAAACCGCTCCTGCTCAACATCGAGCGGGACGCATTCCGGCTGCTGTCGGTGGGGCGCATCACTCAGGGGCAGTACGACCAGATCAAGGGCGTGATCAACCTGCCGTCGACACTCCTGGCCAAGACCGAGGCAAGCCAGCAGAAGATGATGGCGCAGGATGCCGGCGGCAAGGAAGACTACCCGCACGCGCTGCGCTACCAGGGCAGCCTGAAGCTGCGCGAGAACCAGAAGCGCTGA
- a CDS encoding 2-dehydropantoate 2-reductase has translation MAATEVLGSPPGEVLVMGAGTIGCFIGGSLAAAGVPVTFVGRPRVLQSLAAHGLALSDLEGGSHRLPADSLRLSDQVPVGATPALVLLCVKSGATAEAAAELAFALPAGTTVVSLQNGISNCTEASKAGPTLGVLPGMVPYNVAETGPGAFHRGTAGRLAAKDDAALRPWLPVFERAGIPIDLYADLLPVQWGKLLLNLNNPVNALSGLPLRDELLQRGYRCCFAALIDEALGVLGSAGIAPAQVAAVPAKRLSTVLRLPDWLFRMVAARMLRIDAKARSSMADDLALGRRTEIDALSGEVVRLAHDQDMEAPRNARMSALLEEWPRQPRRWTARQLQDALWL, from the coding sequence ATGGCCGCCACCGAGGTGCTCGGCTCCCCTCCCGGCGAAGTGCTGGTGATGGGAGCGGGCACCATCGGTTGCTTCATCGGCGGCAGCCTTGCCGCGGCCGGTGTCCCGGTTACTTTCGTGGGCCGTCCGCGCGTGCTGCAAAGCCTTGCGGCGCACGGCCTTGCGCTCAGCGATCTGGAAGGCGGCTCGCATCGCTTGCCCGCCGACAGCCTGCGGCTGAGTGACCAGGTGCCTGTCGGCGCAACGCCGGCACTGGTTCTGCTGTGCGTAAAAAGCGGCGCCACGGCCGAAGCGGCCGCCGAACTTGCCTTTGCGCTGCCCGCGGGCACGACGGTCGTCTCGCTGCAGAACGGCATTTCCAATTGCACCGAGGCATCGAAGGCCGGCCCCACGCTGGGCGTGCTGCCCGGCATGGTGCCCTACAACGTGGCTGAAACGGGGCCGGGCGCCTTTCACCGTGGCACGGCAGGGCGGCTGGCTGCAAAGGACGACGCGGCGCTGCGGCCTTGGCTGCCGGTGTTCGAGCGCGCCGGCATACCCATCGACCTGTACGCCGACCTGCTGCCCGTGCAATGGGGCAAGCTGCTCCTCAATCTGAACAACCCGGTCAATGCGCTCTCGGGCCTGCCGCTGCGCGACGAACTGCTGCAGCGCGGCTATCGGTGCTGCTTTGCCGCGCTGATCGACGAGGCGCTGGGCGTGCTCGGCAGCGCCGGCATTGCGCCCGCGCAGGTGGCCGCGGTGCCTGCAAAGCGGCTGTCGACAGTGCTCCGGCTGCCCGACTGGCTGTTTCGCATGGTTGCGGCGCGCATGCTGCGCATCGATGCCAAGGCCCGCTCCAGCATGGCGGACGACCTCGCGCTCGGGCGGCGCACCGAGATCGATGCGCTCAGCGGCGAGGTCGTGCGGCTTGCGCATGACCAGGACATGGAGGCGCCGCGCAACGCAAGGATGTCGGCGCTGCTCGAAGAGTGGCCGCGGCAGCCCAGGCGCTGGACCGCACGGCAATTGCAAGACGCACTCTGGCTTTAA
- the alaS gene encoding alanine--tRNA ligase: MSQPTFTVADIRKTFLDFFASKGHTVVASSSLVPGNDPTLMFTNSGMVQFKDVFLGEDKRPYVRAASVQACLRAGGKHNDLENVGYTARHHTFFEMLGNWSFGDYFKRESLKWAFELLTEVYKLPAEKLWATVYIEDDEAYDIWTKEIGLPPERVVRIGDNKGGRYMSDNFWMMADTGPCGPCSEIFYDHGPEIPGGPPGSPDEDGDRYIEIWNNVFMQFDMQPDGSVKKLPAPCVDTGMGLERLAAILQHVHSNYEIDIFDALIKAAGRETGTQDLSNNSLRVIADHIRATSFLVADGVIPSNEGRGYVQRRIVRRAIRHGYKLGQKKPFFHKLVPDLVKLMGDAYPKLVADEKRITETLKAEEERFFETLANGMEILDAALANGAKTLPGDVAFKLHDTYGFPLDLSADVCRERGVSVDEAGFNAAMEKQKAAGRAAGKFKMDRNVEYGGAGNVFTGYEHLEESAKVVALYFEGAAVQELKEGQPGIVVLDTTPFYSESGGQVGDQGVLVAEGVQFGVEDTQKIKADVFGHHGTQTQGTLKVGDTVKAAVDTARRAATMRNHSVTHLMHKALREVLGTHVQQKGSLVDADKTRFDFAHNAAVTHDQILEIEKRVNAEILANTETHARVMDMESAQKTGAMMLFGEKYGESVRVLDIGTSRELCGGTHVGRTGDIGLFKIVSEGGVAAGVRRIEAVTGANALSYLQDLESTVQSVAATLKSPAAELQGRLTQVLEQVRALEREVGALKGKLASSKGDELVSQAIDVNGIKVLAAKLDGADAKTLRDTMDKLKDKLKTAVIVLAAADGAKVQVAAGVTNDTVGKVKAGELVNFVAQQVGGKGGGKADMAMAGGTDAAGLPAALQSVQAWVAERT, translated from the coding sequence ATGAGCCAGCCCACATTCACGGTCGCGGACATCCGCAAGACCTTTCTCGATTTCTTCGCCTCCAAGGGCCACACGGTGGTGGCCTCGAGTTCGCTGGTGCCGGGCAACGACCCGACGCTGATGTTCACGAATTCGGGCATGGTTCAGTTCAAGGACGTGTTCCTGGGCGAGGACAAGCGCCCCTATGTGCGCGCCGCCTCGGTACAGGCGTGCCTGCGCGCCGGCGGCAAGCACAACGACCTGGAGAACGTGGGCTACACCGCGCGCCACCACACCTTCTTCGAGATGCTGGGCAACTGGAGCTTTGGCGACTACTTCAAGCGCGAATCGCTCAAGTGGGCCTTCGAGCTGTTGACCGAGGTGTACAAGCTGCCGGCCGAAAAGCTCTGGGCCACGGTCTACATCGAGGACGACGAGGCCTACGACATCTGGACCAAGGAAATCGGCCTGCCGCCCGAGCGCGTGGTGCGCATCGGCGACAACAAGGGCGGGCGCTACATGTCCGACAACTTCTGGATGATGGCCGACACGGGCCCCTGCGGCCCGTGCTCCGAAATCTTCTACGACCACGGCCCCGAGATCCCCGGCGGCCCGCCCGGCAGCCCCGATGAAGACGGCGACCGCTACATCGAGATCTGGAACAACGTGTTCATGCAGTTCGACATGCAGCCCGATGGCTCGGTCAAGAAGCTGCCCGCGCCCTGCGTGGACACCGGCATGGGCCTGGAGCGCCTGGCGGCCATCCTGCAGCACGTGCACAGCAACTACGAAATCGACATCTTCGATGCGCTCATCAAGGCCGCCGGCCGCGAGACCGGCACGCAAGACCTGTCGAACAACTCGCTGCGCGTGATTGCCGACCACATTCGCGCCACCTCTTTCCTGGTGGCCGACGGCGTCATTCCGTCGAACGAAGGCCGCGGCTACGTGCAGCGCCGCATCGTGCGCCGCGCCATTCGCCACGGCTACAAGCTGGGCCAGAAGAAGCCGTTCTTCCACAAGCTGGTGCCTGACCTGGTCAAGCTCATGGGCGACGCATACCCCAAGCTGGTGGCCGATGAAAAGCGCATCACCGAAACGCTGAAGGCCGAGGAAGAGCGCTTCTTCGAAACGCTCGCCAACGGCATGGAAATTCTCGACGCGGCGCTTGCCAATGGCGCCAAGACGCTGCCGGGCGACGTGGCTTTCAAGCTGCATGACACCTACGGCTTTCCGCTCGACCTGTCGGCCGACGTGTGCCGCGAGCGCGGCGTGAGCGTGGACGAAGCGGGCTTCAACGCCGCCATGGAAAAGCAAAAGGCCGCGGGCCGCGCGGCCGGCAAGTTCAAGATGGACCGCAACGTCGAATACGGCGGCGCGGGCAACGTCTTCACCGGCTACGAACACCTCGAAGAATCCGCCAAGGTGGTGGCGCTGTATTTCGAAGGCGCGGCTGTGCAAGAGCTGAAAGAAGGCCAGCCTGGCATCGTGGTGCTCGACACCACGCCGTTCTATTCGGAAAGCGGCGGCCAGGTCGGCGACCAGGGCGTGCTGGTGGCCGAAGGCGTGCAGTTCGGCGTGGAAGACACGCAGAAGATCAAGGCCGACGTGTTCGGCCACCACGGCACGCAGACCCAAGGCACGCTGAAGGTGGGCGACACGGTCAAGGCCGCGGTCGACACGGCGCGCCGCGCCGCCACCATGCGCAACCACTCGGTCACCCACCTGATGCACAAAGCCCTGCGCGAAGTGCTGGGCACGCACGTGCAGCAGAAGGGCTCGCTGGTCGATGCCGACAAGACGCGCTTCGACTTTGCGCACAACGCGGCCGTCACGCACGACCAGATCCTCGAGATCGAAAAGCGCGTGAATGCCGAGATTCTTGCCAACACCGAGACGCATGCTCGCGTGATGGACATGGAGTCGGCCCAGAAGACCGGCGCCATGATGCTGTTCGGCGAAAAGTACGGCGAGAGCGTTCGCGTGCTCGACATCGGCACCAGCCGCGAGCTTTGCGGCGGCACCCACGTGGGCCGCACGGGCGACATCGGCCTGTTCAAGATCGTGAGCGAAGGCGGTGTGGCGGCCGGCGTGCGCCGTATCGAAGCGGTCACGGGCGCCAATGCGCTCAGCTACCTGCAAGATCTCGAATCCACAGTGCAGAGCGTGGCTGCCACGCTCAAGTCGCCGGCTGCCGAGCTGCAGGGCCGGCTCACGCAGGTGCTTGAGCAGGTGAGGGCGCTGGAGCGCGAAGTGGGCGCGCTCAAGGGCAAGCTTGCATCGTCCAAGGGTGACGAGCTCGTGTCGCAGGCCATCGACGTGAACGGCATCAAGGTGCTGGCCGCCAAGCTCGACGGCGCAGACGCGAAGACGCTGCGCGACACCATGGACAAGCTCAAGGACAAGCTCAAGACGGCGGTGATCGTGCTGGCCGCGGCCGACGGCGCCAAGGTGCAGGTGGCCGCCGGCGTGACCAACGACACGGTGGGCAAGGTCAAGGCCGGCGAGCTGGTCAACTTTGTTGCGCAGCAAGTGGGCGGCAAGGGCGGCGGCAAGGCCGACATGGCCATGGCCGGCGGCACCGATGCCGCGGGGCTGCCTGCAGCGCTCCAGTCAGTGCAAGCCTGGGTGGCGGAACGCACCTGA
- a CDS encoding ferritin-like domain-containing protein gives MAGHEAPHWKIEDLEFSRIARDEVRQDENLFYLVASASFIESGSDLYTQNLVDFFRGDDEVTEWLTHHWEAEELQHGKALRAYVAHVWPEFDWETAYRGFLEEYATYCKVELLAPTRGLEMTARCVVETGTATYYRAMARSTAEPVLRDLASRIAADEVSHYKHFYRFFRRYRDEERLSRFRVLGTIGRRTLELKSEDADCAIRHVARTRSPERAGDTAFVEQLSARLNSTVRTNLSAGATLKMLMRPLELPAGVQTMIQYPVRQFMEHVFLR, from the coding sequence ATGGCAGGTCATGAGGCGCCACACTGGAAGATCGAGGATCTGGAGTTTTCGCGCATTGCGCGCGACGAAGTCCGCCAGGACGAGAATCTTTTCTACCTCGTTGCTTCCGCCTCCTTCATCGAAAGCGGCTCCGACCTGTACACCCAGAACCTGGTCGACTTCTTTCGCGGCGACGACGAGGTGACCGAGTGGCTCACCCACCATTGGGAGGCCGAGGAACTGCAGCACGGCAAGGCCCTGCGCGCCTACGTGGCGCATGTGTGGCCCGAATTCGACTGGGAAACCGCCTACCGCGGCTTTCTCGAGGAATACGCCACCTACTGCAAGGTCGAGCTCCTTGCCCCCACGCGCGGGCTCGAAATGACGGCGCGCTGCGTGGTCGAAACCGGCACCGCCACCTACTACCGCGCCATGGCGCGCAGCACGGCCGAACCGGTGCTGCGAGACCTGGCCAGCCGCATTGCGGCCGACGAGGTGAGCCACTACAAGCATTTCTATCGCTTCTTTCGCCGCTACCGCGACGAGGAACGGCTCAGCCGCTTTCGCGTGCTGGGCACCATCGGCCGGCGCACGCTGGAGCTGAAGAGCGAAGACGCCGATTGCGCCATTCGCCACGTGGCGCGCACCCGGTCGCCCGAGCGCGCCGGCGACACGGCCTTTGTCGAGCAGTTGAGCGCCCGCCTGAACAGCACAGTGCGCACCAACCTGAGCGCCGGCGCCACGCTCAAGATGCTGATGCGCCCGCTGGAACTGCCGGCCGGGGTGCAAACCATGATCCAGTACCCCGTCAGGCAGTTCATGGAGCATGTTTTCCTGCGTTGA
- a CDS encoding DUF1579 family protein — protein MSKEAFQQSAAPGGTHHRLAAMAGNWEGRFRLWFEPGKLADESVQRGTIRLVGRGRFLLHEYEGRCSGEPFEGVALWGYHLDEDAFECAWGESFGTGTSIMFSTGRVEDGRFGALGGYGTGAGGERWGWRTEVSQPDAEHLDIRMFNITPGGEEALAVEVNYRRVPTSSSASARPA, from the coding sequence ATGAGCAAAGAAGCGTTCCAACAATCCGCCGCGCCCGGCGGCACGCATCACCGGCTGGCTGCGATGGCCGGCAACTGGGAAGGCCGCTTCAGGCTCTGGTTCGAGCCCGGCAAGCTGGCCGACGAATCGGTGCAGCGCGGCACCATCCGGCTCGTCGGCCGCGGGCGGTTCCTGCTGCACGAGTACGAGGGCCGCTGCAGCGGCGAGCCTTTCGAGGGCGTCGCGCTCTGGGGCTACCACCTCGATGAAGACGCCTTCGAATGCGCCTGGGGCGAGAGCTTCGGCACCGGCACGTCGATCATGTTCAGCACCGGCCGCGTGGAGGACGGGCGCTTCGGCGCGCTGGGCGGCTACGGCACCGGCGCGGGCGGCGAACGCTGGGGCTGGCGCACCGAGGTGTCGCAGCCTGACGCGGAGCACCTGGACATCCGCATGTTCAACATCACGCCGGGCGGGGAAGAAGCGCTTGCGGTCGAGGTGAACTACAGGCGGGTGCCTACGTCGTCATCCGCGTCAGCCCGGCCAGCTTAG
- a CDS encoding acyl-CoA dehydrogenase family protein, giving the protein MEFAYTPKVQDLRTRLLAFMDAHIYPNEKRQAEEAHQSYLNAQKNGGFYTGLPLLEELKEKARAAGLWNLFLPETAHGAGLTNLEYAPLCEIMGRRYWSAEAFNCSAPDTGNTEVIERYGSAAQKARWLQPLLDGQIRSAFAMTEPAVASSDATNIACSIRREGNEYVINGRKWYITGAMNERCKLFILMGKTDPDNADRHRQQSMVIVPADTPGITVLRDMALVNHFDAPFGHPEVLFENVRVPVDNILLGEGRGFEIAQGRLGPGRIHHCMRMIGMAESALEMMCERVVSRVAFGKPLSEQGVWRERIAKSRMLIDQTRWMVLHAAWRMDTVGNKVAAQEIAMIKVIAPNNCIQVIDDAMQAFGAMGLSQDTLLVNFWAYARHLRMADGPDEVHRNAIAKHELARYAR; this is encoded by the coding sequence ATGGAATTCGCCTACACGCCCAAGGTCCAGGACTTGCGCACGCGCCTGCTTGCCTTCATGGATGCGCACATCTACCCGAACGAGAAGCGCCAGGCCGAAGAGGCGCATCAGTCGTATCTCAACGCACAGAAGAACGGCGGCTTCTACACCGGCCTGCCGCTGCTCGAAGAACTGAAAGAAAAGGCTCGCGCGGCAGGCCTGTGGAACCTGTTCCTGCCCGAGACGGCGCACGGTGCTGGCTTGACGAACCTGGAGTACGCGCCGCTGTGCGAGATCATGGGTCGCCGCTACTGGAGCGCCGAGGCGTTCAACTGCAGCGCGCCGGACACGGGCAATACGGAGGTGATCGAGCGCTACGGTTCAGCCGCGCAGAAGGCGCGCTGGTTGCAGCCGCTGCTCGACGGGCAGATTCGCTCCGCCTTTGCAATGACCGAACCGGCAGTGGCCTCTTCGGACGCCACCAACATTGCGTGCAGCATCCGGCGCGAGGGCAACGAATACGTGATCAACGGGCGCAAGTGGTACATCACGGGTGCGATGAACGAGCGGTGCAAGCTGTTCATCCTGATGGGCAAGACGGACCCCGACAACGCCGATCGCCATCGGCAGCAGTCGATGGTCATCGTGCCCGCGGACACGCCCGGCATCACGGTGCTGCGCGACATGGCGCTGGTCAATCACTTCGATGCGCCGTTCGGCCACCCGGAGGTGCTGTTCGAGAACGTGCGGGTGCCGGTCGACAACATCCTGCTGGGCGAGGGCCGCGGTTTCGAAATTGCACAGGGCCGCCTTGGCCCGGGGCGCATTCACCACTGCATGCGCATGATCGGCATGGCCGAGTCGGCGCTGGAGATGATGTGCGAACGCGTGGTGTCGCGCGTGGCTTTCGGCAAGCCGCTTTCCGAACAGGGCGTGTGGCGCGAGCGCATTGCCAAGAGCCGCATGCTGATCGACCAGACGCGCTGGATGGTGCTGCACGCGGCTTGGCGCATGGACACGGTGGGCAACAAGGTGGCGGCGCAAGAGATCGCGATGATCAAGGTGATTGCGCCCAACAACTGCATTCAGGTGATCGACGACGCAATGCAGGCCTTCGGCGCCATGGGCTTGAGCCAGGACACGCTGCTGGTGAACTTCTGGGCCTACGCCCGCCATCTGCGCATGGCCGATGGTCCGGATGAAGTGCACCGCAACGCGATTGCCAAGCACGAGCTCGCGCGCTACGCACGTTGA
- a CDS encoding TIGR04325 family methyltransferase, with amino-acid sequence MLATLMPQTPLTPSDYERKFLDNQDENLFMGSFESFAAAEAGAPPSKAVGYDNAEAAWEIYSHQIYFYDYPGLFWLSRSLDAGMSRVFDLGGHVGIKYYAFRRVMPYPDNLRWTVCDVPGVVQTGRELAVRREATAQLSFTTNYEDASGCDVLYASGSLQYLPVRISEIIASLAVKPKRIVLNTTAVHPERTIYTLNSIGFAVCPYRIQHDEELWADLRNAGYKRRDAWRNVGKPIEVPFVEGGDKPYYAGCCFDLAG; translated from the coding sequence ATGCTTGCAACCCTGATGCCGCAGACGCCCCTGACACCGAGCGACTACGAACGCAAATTTCTGGACAACCAGGACGAGAACCTTTTCATGGGCTCGTTCGAGAGCTTTGCCGCCGCCGAAGCAGGCGCACCCCCCTCGAAGGCTGTGGGCTACGACAACGCCGAAGCTGCCTGGGAAATCTACAGCCACCAGATTTATTTCTACGACTACCCGGGCCTTTTCTGGCTTTCGAGATCCCTCGACGCGGGCATGTCGCGCGTGTTCGACCTGGGCGGGCACGTGGGCATCAAGTACTACGCCTTCCGCCGCGTAATGCCGTATCCCGACAACCTGCGATGGACCGTTTGCGATGTACCGGGCGTGGTGCAAACCGGGCGCGAACTGGCCGTGCGGCGCGAGGCGACTGCGCAGCTGAGCTTTACGACCAACTATGAAGATGCCAGCGGGTGCGACGTGCTGTACGCGTCTGGCAGCCTGCAGTACCTGCCCGTCCGCATCTCGGAAATCATTGCGTCGCTTGCAGTGAAGCCCAAGCGCATCGTGCTGAACACGACCGCCGTTCACCCGGAGCGCACCATCTACACGCTCAACAGCATCGGCTTTGCGGTGTGCCCCTACCGCATTCAGCATGACGAGGAGTTGTGGGCCGACCTGAGAAACGCCGGATACAAGCGGCGCGATGCCTGGCGCAACGTAGGCAAGCCGATCGAGGTGCCCTTTGTCGAGGGCGGGGACAAACCGTATTACGCGGGGTGCTGCTTCGACCTTGCCGGGTAA
- a CDS encoding class I SAM-dependent methyltransferase, with amino-acid sequence MKQSGVYYESGLERKTEAITANATYFGNPQWAQEYLDFCHRDAHFRSRWLAAAGDWTDKVVIDLGCGPGNIFATVGGKPRLLVGVDVAPGSLELAAKLGYTAVLADAAYTPFRSHVADIVAINASLHHCDDMAAVLREGARLVKPHGLLVTDHDPQLTAWDYKGIAKLMWDARLWVYRAIRHGFHKTGSQQSWGLRTEVHHQPGDGVTKEFFKSTLEPLGFDVHVYPHNHQIGAEALSGVVGPAQWKYRLGNVLSGRRPSAPTSALSLMCVAKRRGDAPNLTAE; translated from the coding sequence TTGAAGCAATCCGGGGTCTACTACGAGTCCGGACTTGAGCGAAAAACCGAGGCTATTACTGCCAACGCCACTTATTTTGGCAATCCGCAGTGGGCGCAGGAATACCTCGATTTTTGCCATAGGGATGCGCATTTCAGGAGCCGGTGGCTCGCGGCGGCCGGCGACTGGACGGACAAGGTCGTCATCGACCTGGGCTGCGGACCCGGGAACATCTTTGCCACGGTGGGCGGAAAGCCGCGGCTCCTGGTAGGCGTGGATGTCGCCCCCGGCTCGCTGGAGTTGGCGGCAAAGCTGGGCTATACGGCGGTGCTGGCCGATGCGGCCTACACGCCTTTTCGCTCGCATGTGGCGGATATCGTCGCCATCAATGCGTCGCTGCACCATTGCGACGACATGGCCGCGGTGCTGCGCGAAGGCGCCCGGCTCGTCAAGCCGCACGGCCTCCTGGTAACCGACCACGATCCGCAGCTCACCGCATGGGACTACAAGGGCATTGCCAAGCTCATGTGGGATGCGCGGCTATGGGTCTACCGGGCGATCCGGCACGGCTTTCACAAGACCGGCAGCCAGCAGTCGTGGGGCCTCAGGACCGAAGTCCATCACCAGCCGGGCGATGGTGTCACGAAGGAGTTCTTCAAGTCGACACTGGAGCCGCTCGGCTTCGACGTGCACGTTTATCCGCACAACCATCAGATCGGCGCCGAAGCGCTGAGCGGCGTCGTGGGGCCTGCGCAATGGAAGTACCGGCTGGGCAATGTGCTGTCCGGCCGCCGCCCTTCGGCACCTACCAGTGCGTTGTCATTGATGTGCGTGGCCAAGCGCCGCGGCGACGCGCCAAACCTGACGGCGGAATAA